The DNA region CGAACGGATCTCCTTATTCTGACGTTATCGCGTCGTGACCCCAAGGTGACAGGCTGACGACCTGCGCTTGGAAACGGTAGTCTTTCGATAAAGCCATTGGTCTCCATATTATTCTTCGGTATTCCATAGGCCTCCacctgaaaaaatataatatttgtcagaGATGACGTTTGTCAGAAATGACATTTGTTAGGCATAATGCACTCACacaatgtgaaatattttattgtatttctttgtaaaataaaaatagattttcagattgatttaaattaatatctatttttattgtgataatataatagaataatttctaaaatgatatttattgaactatttttatgatttctatTACGTATtgcattaagaaataaatatcaagaaaatgtcgagaatttaaattattcagaaGCATATGTTACATTGACcaatcaaagaaaatattcaccAATCGACCATTTTTTGAGGCATCATCGATACGATCTTCTCCAAGATTCACTCTCTCGATAACACCATTATCTTGTAAGCTTTTTTTCGGCAAACCGTATGCATGAATACCAGGTTTATCCTCCTCGTTGGATCCCGAATGAATTCTTCGCACCTTACCGTTTATTCCATAACTGCGGATCTGCAGGCGTTTGATGCTTTTACTATTATCCGAAGATTTGTGTGATTGCGGGCAATCAGGTTCGTCGATTGTTCGAACAGTGGATTCTACCTCGCCGATTGTTCGAACAGTGGAATCTGATAAAACATTTGTGCTGTGTCCAACTCGAGCCGTGCTCAAACTCAGCAAGACAGTTAGTAAAAATAActgaaaagtaaattaataataatattagacaATATTAACTATGATTAGCTTtaaccatttaaaaaaatgttaaatttaacaatgtttttatctttaaatatattatgacattattcctacaaaaataaattttaatggaaaaaaaataaataaaaaatattgatacctTTATAAATTAGTATTGTATATTAAGTTAAGGAAGTTGTTATGTATTTAGATTCTTCTATGTAGACTTTGATAACTATTTCTGCTATATAACggaacatatacatattttcttttgttatctTTCGTGGTCTGCCACGATAATCATCATCTTAATAAAAACGCAGAAGATTACGTGTTTTTTATGCGTCCCAATGGCATTTACTtaattggaataaaatatcgtgTCCGAAATTTCACGAAAAAGCCTTTTAATGAGATTCAATGATAACTTGTTTGCTCAATgtttcaacaataataataaaacaacatTTCATCAACGTTTATGATTTCTGCTTTTATTGATGATTGACAAAGTCAAAATGTTTCTCGACTTTATAGTTCAGGaagttattaatcaaattaaattttaaaaaacacttaaaatctttatggaagcaagcggaaaattgaaatcaagatttaataaaaaaatatagacaattaataaaaaaataattaaaattaaaagcaagattttgatatcgaaattaatatgttatatttttgacaaaaaacaGTTATATTTATACCGTAGATTAATCTTATCtcttaacataataattacattaaattaagctCTTTCTATTAAAGCAAACATAAAGAattgaataaatgttttaataaagattacaaATTTTGACGTAATATATTCGAACTATAGAACGTTTCGAATaacatctaattaaaaaaatttttttaaagtggtgagaaaaaatagaaactaatacaagaaaattaattatgtatatacataaattatatcaatttttttcttaccatCAACATTAATCTCATCGTGTAGCTTTCTTCTCTCCTGTCGTGGATATCCTGCTTGTGATACTTTCTAGCTCCTGCTCGGACTCTTAAGCGATGTTTGAGGCAAAAGATCGACCGCACACCGGTTATATACCTAAAGCGGCCAGCAATCTCAAAGAACGCGCACATTTAAGCTACTCTCACACATGAGTCTGTGATATGCAGATTCACTGTGGAGCGGGAGCGCGGTCTAATTCCTGGTAAAGATGCCGTTGCTTTGGGTTACTTGCAATGAGTCATCTTTGTAAACGAACCGTACCGAATGGGTTAAGAAACTCGAAAAATCgcaatgctttttttattccgaGATGGACACGAGTGAAAGCCCTCAATAAAAAAGGATGTGTCGGAGGAAACAGACTTTTGGTTGCACTTCATTCTGTGAAGGATCTGAGCATGCTGTGGTTAtcttaagaaaattgtattattaaattatattaattaaataaattaaaaactatatatgttCTGGATTAATTTATggtgataaataaattgaatataaaacttttacaaatAAGTTGTACATgagcataatatataataatatcataattacttattataacaaaaataataattagaaagagGGAGAGCTCCCTCAgaagcaaatttaattaataattgatcatTTTGCGATGATTGAGAAATAGCAAGACTATCTCTGATCTGTGCGTAAATGAAGAATCATTGATATTTCCGTCCTTGTTAGTTGACAGTGAATTGTGCAGATGTTAACCATCCATTTAATGATCGCTAAACATTCGCACGTACGACTCACACATGTCGCACACGCCAGCGGCTTTCCCGTTCTCCTAATGTCGATGATTCGTAACAGTGTTTCTCAAAGTTTGAAGATAATTTTGTCATACATGGATACTGAATAAGCTATACTAGCaaggtataaaaattatgaaacaataaattatatttttttcatctcttttcagcaaaattttatgcgcagcataaaattttatgaattttatgaattttaatcgaAGAAAGTTATAGCAGGAAACACATTTTATTCACGCGAATCCGAAGGTTTCGAAGCATCATGGAAAGTTAGATAACCGCTATCTTACGTCGTATGAATGAATAGATGACTGAAAGGACTAGTGACTGTTTCCCTCAAGGATATTAACGATGACACGTTTACTACAGATTGCAATAATTTCTGCGATCGTATTCTCAGTAGAAACGCTAATGTTCGTTCATCGAATTATTCGTCTAATAAAAGCGACTTGTTTAACTAATATTCGCAATTTCATTACCGTTTAACGTCAGAAACTTGTACTTTATACTCCATACAAGATCTTTCTGCTATACAAACACGTTTAatgctaaataaattattattaaatgaagaaatgaatagtgtttaaataatgatatttctaGCTTGCTCATTGTAATGTGCAAATAGAGTATAATTAACTGCGTTAATTATTACAGTGAGTGTTATTTTGGAAAATAcagatgaaataataataactcgcTACCGCtactaacaaaataaatattttatttctatgtgGAGAATTAGTACTGTAATAATTATGGTACATTTTGAAAGATgctatttaacaattttaacatttatgcTGATAAATTTctgagaataaattaaaaaagcattttaaaacTTGAAGTTTTTACTTCAACgcgctttcaattttttcaattttttattttatttaatttaaatttttttatcttttttgttctgtgcttaaaaaaatatatatatattatcttgattcttaaaattacgaattttttatattttgtagttcaatagaaaaatttttttatcatacaaaaaataatgtgagCACAGCTGAtgtattatttcgtaaaaactgataaataataataaaaataattaataattaaaataataaaacgtgcGCATATAGTGcgcattttatacatatatgtatgtacatactaatttaattaaaatgtattgtacAATGTCAATGTATATActacataaatattgataataattatttaacagttAAAATattcgtgtatatattttattatttttatcgtattaaattttttttacatacttgAGAAAATCggtttaaaaatctaaaaattgacataaatgatatatttatataataaatgttagcTTTACATAGCGCAACTTACACAGCTTAacttaacaatattaatattaataaaatatttataacaataagcgtatataatatcagataacaaaaatatttattaagaatattaatacgcTAATAATAATCGTTCGAATATCGAGATCTATATCGATAATTGCGTCTCGGATAAGAATCATAGGAATTGTATCTTCGATAAGTCGATCTTCTATAAGATTTCTGCTGCGCCTCCTGTCGGTATCTAAAAAGCGGTCTGAAAACGATATCTGCAGCGGCATCCATGTCATATGGATCTTTAGGATAATTCGTATCCGCATCAGAGGTCCAAAAGAGTGGTGTTGCAATATCAAGACTAGGCATTGCAATTGGTAATGGATTTTCGTTTATGTGTTCAGTCTTTATTGCACGCGGTTCATATAATGAAGACACTTGCATCTAGAtgaggaaatattaatttttttaatcttttaattttctttaatcttcttaatttttatttttctatctttaatgtaatgaattttgtaaatgataattaattatataataataattatattttattaaaattctgaaatGTCATATAACAGCGTATCGCAAAAATTTTAGTAtcttaatgatataattttaaatttttattttattcaatgttatattttcttacttatattaatataaaatataagaaaaatgctatatttatttattatacttgaatttataattattttagcgaAATggtttaatagaaaaatcattacacacacatacataaagttatcattttttttacaattttttgtttacttcaaaattttacattaaaaaaaaataaaatagcgaaAAACGATTTACCTTTAAAGGGGAAGAAGTGAGCTGCCAGTTATTGGGATCCACGCTCCACGAGTTTTCATCAATGTAATCTTGAACGTTCCGTTGAATTTCGTCGCGTTCCTTCTCCAATTGATTCTTCAAGGCATCATCTCTTGATAATGTTGTCACGATCGGCATGTCAATTCTATCATCAGAGACCTTTGCGGGATCAAGAAATGCTATGATAGGCACCGATATCGTGGGCGATGAATGTTCCGGAAGCGTTATTTCCTGAATCGGATTTGCCACGAGATATGGAATTTCTTGCGGTATTTTATCGATAGGAAATATCGGCTTCCGCGTGGTCCTAGAAATCTCGGTTAATGCTTCGTAGAAATCACCGTGCTGCGATGGATAGAAcggattattttcttttttctgaaaaattaaattttcggcAATGTTGCAAGTGATCGCAGACGCTTACTCGTAAATCCCTTGacaataacaaattttctatGTCGAATCaagatgattatatttatgtatcatacgaaaggaaaataaattgcacatttcacacataaaatataatgccaagaatttaaaaaattctgtttttgCAATCTCTtgcaatgtattaaatttgattaactAATTAAGCATAAGAGATAATAAgcaagttttttttgtttatttgaaatttaatatatatcatactttttgaaaatcaattaattacgaAGAgacaatgttaaatattaaaaaaaattttaaatactaaaaaatagaaaaggattaaaaaaagtGGAGTTTTAgcattctttcatattttaccgAGTTTTCATATTCATCTTCATTGTTCTCGGTAAAGGTTTGGATATCTGTAAATGTCAAACTATCTACATCTGCTCCCTCATTTGCAGTCtctgttatatttttccgCACATCCTCTAAATGCATCACGGGAACGACGAGAACCTGCTCGCGTTGCGACATcaccttaaaaaaaaaaagaatatgatttacaatttattttccagCAGCAACGAAGAgttcgattatattttatgtactaagtttattttattctgtttctttttctctcttaaacaAATGTCATCTAATTCTATGCCAAAACAATTTGACgcagtaataattaatattgcaatagaataattatgtaattaatttggaTAGTTAATTAACAACATTTCCGAAATGCTGTTACATAAATGATTAATCAtgctttaaattattctgtCATTGTTAATGAAAACTAACAATTCTAATCACCCTAATGATTAACGAACTAATTGCTAACAGCAGTATTTGCATTCTTAGACATGATGATCTTCctctcaataaaaaaaatacatgaaaattagattaatatgtattaatgttatattaattacattctttaattgcacttctgaaaaattatgtataggATGTTTTTATACGAACCTTATTGGGTTCAGTGGCGGGCATAACAAAGACCTTCTTTTTCACTACCAAACCTTCCAAGGATCCATTGCCGACCGCGTCTTGCACAGCATCCTGTACCACCGGATCCTGTACAATGGCAGCCAACGTATCGTTTATAGTTTGAGGTTCCGTCGGCAATAAATTCGCCACGTCTTCATAATCCAGAGGTTTCGCGTTCAATGTTCCAACAAACAATAGCAGGATAGTGGAACACATGACAGCTTCCAtctaaaaaatgcatttaatttgTTAGATAAATTCGTGATCTTCTAATGTATAATTCgagtgtaattaaaaaaataaaacacgcTATGTTTGTTAAAATTCGAATAGATTTTACTCTCGcaagatttcaatttaatataaatttaattgtcaataattatcgagatatttaatacaaaatattaagaaagtgaaatatatattttttaatatattattaaaattaattgtatatgtgtgcgtatatctcatgatattatatatttgcattaatttaaatatattattttagattgaaAAGAGCGAattaaattgctttaaaattcAGTAAGTAATATGTTTCATgtttcttgtaattttatgaCTCATCTTtctgaaatagaaaatttcgtATTGATTATCTATGACgtataagagaaatatacatattctatgtacattatttatatacgttatGTTAATTGTCTCGTGAAAATTGGGTTTTTCAAACACAATTGATGTAAGAACGTACCAGCGAATTGTTTTTCATCGCGATGACGAAACGTTTCTCTTGCTGCTTCGATGAGTCTGCCTTGCCAAGGATTTTCCAGCTCTGTCAAGGTATAACGGATCGTACTGGCTTTATATTCGACGTGCTGAAATAATTATCGTCGCCCCGCTAATATACGTGAGTATCAACCTTGCGATAAACCGATACCTTCGTCGGATGCTGTATCATAAAGAAGATTAATCATCGATTATGCAGTAAATAATTTCGCCAACGATTTATAAACTTGTATCTTTTCcatatattttcctttcgTAAAAatgactattttttttacttgattgATATACTTATGTCCCGTAATATCTTATAGTTTATCGACAATTAAagttaatggaaaaaaatgcaGAAGAAAAACTAGacacatttattt from Cataglyphis hispanica isolate Lineage 1 chromosome 22, ULB_Chis1_1.0, whole genome shotgun sequence includes:
- the LOC126857677 gene encoding uncharacterized protein LOC126857677; translated protein: MRLMLMLFLLTVLLSLSTARVGHSTNVLSDSTVRTIGEVESTVRTIDEPDCPQSHKSSDNSKSIKRLQIRSYGINGKVRRIHSGSNEEDKPGIHAYGLPKKSLQDNGVIERVNLGEDRIDDASKNGRLVEAYGIPKNNMETNGFIERLPFPSAGRQPVTLGSRRDNVRIRRSVRTGSENKVDENIVSEAEDMEAQDAKVFRPLFVYRQQAAARERRKHARNAAHKNHWHAIHQPCNHG
- the LOC126857672 gene encoding uncharacterized protein LOC126857672, with product MKNNSLMEAVMCSTILLLFVGTLNAKPLDYEDVANLLPTEPQTINDTLAAIVQDPVVQDAVQDAVGNGSLEGLVVKKKVFVMPATEPNKVMSQREQVLVVPVMHLEDVRKNITETANEGADVDSLTFTDIQTFTENNEDEYENSKKENNPFYPSQHGDFYEALTEISRTTRKPIFPIDKIPQEIPYLVANPIQEITLPEHSSPTISVPIIAFLDPAKVSDDRIDMPIVTTLSRDDALKNQLEKERDEIQRNVQDYIDENSWSVDPNNWQLTSSPLKMQVSSLYEPRAIKTEHINENPLPIAMPSLDIATPLFWTSDADTNYPKDPYDMDAAADIVFRPLFRYRQEAQQKSYRRSTYRRYNSYDSYPRRNYRYRSRYSNDYY